The following are encoded in a window of Salinibacter grassmerensis genomic DNA:
- a CDS encoding APC family permease, which produces MSTPSSSSVTETDPQELERTLGLLPALAIGTGTMVGAGIFVFPGLAAGKAGPAAMLSFAIGAVIALLVALPTSELATAMPESGGGYFFVSRALGTLLGCMVGIGQWLGLVFASAFYLVGFGHYLSDLVRELGIGLPVSVVGLALGMAILLTGISVTGTENTGDLQNWIVGSLLTILAGFLGHGGLDAMGFLGRQQTPEAFFPYGTMPVFTTAALVFTSYLGFVQIATVAGEIKSPSRNLPRSMIGSVLLVGTLYVLTIFISTSLLGSTQLSELGETAVVNVGRSIAGTFGAAALLGGGLLATLSSANASILSASRSIYALSRDDLVPPQVERINTRYRTPHVALLLAGGPIVALILFGRVEVLAEVASLLHLFMYGLICVALLVLRQSPPDGYQPTFRCPGYPVVPLLGALTSFGLVAFMNLLSIVIGGGILLATAGWYFYYARTVTISEITS; this is translated from the coding sequence ATGAGCACACCCAGTTCTTCTTCCGTGACGGAGACGGACCCCCAAGAGCTTGAGCGGACGCTCGGCCTTCTTCCGGCGCTGGCCATCGGCACCGGGACCATGGTGGGAGCAGGCATCTTCGTCTTCCCGGGGCTGGCGGCCGGCAAGGCCGGCCCCGCGGCCATGCTCTCGTTCGCCATTGGGGCCGTCATCGCCCTGCTCGTGGCCCTGCCGACCTCCGAGCTCGCCACGGCCATGCCCGAAAGTGGGGGCGGATATTTCTTCGTCTCGCGCGCCCTCGGCACCCTCCTCGGCTGCATGGTGGGCATCGGGCAGTGGCTGGGCCTCGTCTTTGCCTCGGCGTTCTACCTGGTGGGCTTCGGGCACTACCTGTCGGATCTCGTCCGTGAGCTCGGGATCGGCCTGCCCGTCTCGGTCGTGGGGCTCGCCCTCGGCATGGCCATCCTTCTCACAGGGATCAGCGTCACGGGCACGGAGAACACGGGCGACCTGCAGAACTGGATCGTGGGAAGCCTCCTGACCATCCTCGCGGGCTTCCTCGGCCACGGCGGGCTGGACGCGATGGGATTCCTCGGGCGCCAACAGACCCCAGAGGCATTCTTCCCGTACGGCACGATGCCGGTCTTTACGACCGCGGCGCTGGTCTTTACCTCCTATCTTGGCTTCGTGCAGATCGCCACCGTGGCGGGGGAGATCAAGTCGCCGAGCCGGAACCTGCCCCGATCCATGATCGGAAGCGTGCTGCTGGTGGGGACCCTCTACGTGCTTACAATCTTTATTAGCACCAGCCTGCTGGGCAGCACCCAGCTTTCCGAGCTGGGCGAGACGGCCGTCGTAAACGTGGGGCGTAGCATCGCCGGCACGTTTGGCGCCGCCGCCCTGCTGGGGGGCGGGCTGCTCGCGACACTCTCCAGCGCCAACGCGTCGATCCTGAGCGCCTCCCGGTCCATCTACGCCCTGAGTCGGGACGACCTCGTGCCCCCTCAGGTGGAGCGGATCAACACGCGGTACCGCACGCCCCACGTCGCCCTCCTGCTCGCCGGCGGCCCCATCGTGGCGCTCATCCTCTTCGGGCGCGTCGAGGTGCTGGCCGAGGTGGCCTCGCTGCTGCACCTCTTCATGTACGGCCTCATCTGCGTGGCCCTTCTCGTCCTTCGGCAGTCGCCCCCCGACGGGTACCAGCCGACCTTCCGATGCCCCGGCTACCCGGTCGTCCCCCTCCTTGGGGCCCTTACCAGCTTCGGGCTCGTGGCCTTCATGAATCTGCTTTCGATTGTGATCGGCGGGGGGATCCTGCTCGCCACCGCGGGATGGTACTTCTACTACGCACGCACCGTCACGATTTCCGAAATCACGTCATGA
- the trkA gene encoding Trk system potassium transporter TrkA — protein sequence MKTLIVGAGQVGQTVAQELTPDHTVAAVDRRYNALEQMPGTVRVVQGDGVQLGVLQEAGLDEADVLIACTDDDRTNILTCSTAKLEADPFAIARVAHTQFLDTWHHSRKAFGVDLMVGRSALTARSIARLVGFQSAEETAFEERFFADGRIEMAEFEVERNSPLAGETVEQADRFGGITFAILLRDEDMIIPQGPTRLRANDRLVAVGNPDDVKAFGVQLNPSTAGEDIRRIAVLGGGEIGVQAARLLRQRGLSVQLVEQDPVRAERIAEALPETLVLQADATDRAFWEAERLHQSDLCLVALQPDERVLLAGLLAKQLGVPRVFGVIREEQYVDLGEMSALDGVVHPREETAAYVSQHVQESYADAVARIEHERAEVFEMTLTAEGRLTDHRIEEAIADLPGPCVVGAAVRQGRVLVPRGETHLREGDRVVVIARAEHAEAIADGL from the coding sequence ATGAAGACTCTTATCGTCGGGGCCGGGCAGGTCGGACAAACCGTCGCCCAGGAACTGACCCCCGATCACACCGTCGCGGCCGTCGACCGGCGCTACAACGCCCTCGAACAGATGCCCGGGACCGTCCGCGTCGTTCAGGGCGACGGCGTGCAACTGGGCGTCCTACAGGAGGCAGGCCTCGATGAGGCGGACGTCCTCATCGCCTGCACCGACGACGACCGCACCAACATCCTGACCTGTAGCACGGCCAAGCTGGAGGCCGATCCCTTTGCGATTGCGCGGGTGGCCCATACGCAGTTCTTGGACACGTGGCATCACTCGCGGAAAGCCTTTGGCGTCGATTTGATGGTCGGGCGCTCGGCCCTAACGGCCCGGTCCATCGCGCGTCTCGTCGGGTTCCAGTCAGCTGAGGAGACGGCGTTCGAAGAGCGCTTTTTTGCCGATGGGCGCATCGAAATGGCAGAGTTTGAAGTGGAGCGTAACAGCCCGCTGGCGGGCGAGACCGTTGAGCAGGCCGATCGGTTCGGGGGCATCACCTTCGCGATCCTCCTCCGCGACGAGGACATGATCATTCCTCAGGGACCGACCCGTCTGCGGGCGAATGACCGCCTCGTCGCCGTCGGCAATCCGGACGACGTGAAGGCCTTCGGGGTTCAACTGAACCCGTCGACGGCCGGCGAAGACATTCGTCGGATTGCGGTTCTCGGCGGCGGCGAAATTGGGGTACAGGCCGCACGCCTGCTCCGGCAGCGGGGGCTCTCCGTGCAACTCGTGGAGCAGGACCCCGTTCGGGCCGAGCGCATTGCCGAGGCCCTCCCCGAGACACTGGTCCTTCAGGCCGACGCGACCGACCGCGCCTTCTGGGAGGCCGAGCGGCTCCACCAGTCGGATCTCTGTCTCGTGGCCCTCCAGCCCGACGAGCGCGTGCTGCTGGCCGGCCTGCTCGCCAAACAGCTCGGCGTGCCGCGCGTCTTCGGGGTGATCCGGGAGGAGCAGTACGTCGACCTCGGCGAGATGAGCGCCCTCGACGGGGTGGTGCATCCACGGGAGGAAACGGCCGCCTACGTCAGCCAGCACGTGCAGGAGAGCTACGCCGACGCGGTGGCCCGCATCGAACACGAGCGGGCCGAGGTATTCGAGATGACGCTGACGGCGGAGGGACGCCTCACCGATCACCGAATCGAAGAGGCCATCGCCGACCTGCCAGGGCCCTGCGTCGTCGGGGCCGCCGTGCGGCAGGGGCGGGTCCTCGTTCCCCGCGGCGAGACACACCTTCGGGAGGGGGATCGGGTCGTCGTGATTGCCCGGGCGGAGCACGCCGAGGCCATCGCCGATGGGCTCTGA
- a CDS encoding TrkH family potassium uptake protein → MNTSYQQQPPSGRRGVLWRLWSWWRSLSPPQLFVGAFLTLIVAGTVGFMTLPGLYTGPPLNWVDALFTATSAVCVTGLIVVDTAEYFTTWGQAYILLLIQLGGLGIISFTSVILAALGQRLSLRQEQMAVSGANLVDDIDYRELTWAILRFTFVAELAGGVLLYASWVPRFGWGGAVWHSVFHTVSAFCNAGFSTFTTSLEAFQGNLPLLTAVMGLVVVGGLGFLTLEELNVWRRTRRAEGRFRLSVHSQIVLGTTAFLIVAGWVAFTAFEWHNTLAGMSIGERLVNGLFASITPRTAGFNTIDYAQVETETNFLTIVFMMVGGSPGSTAGGIKTTTFALLGLLAWSRLQGSPTTSVSGRTIPEATLQKAMSLFVVAFGIVTVGIFVFSVTEFGNGVAASAAPFLSYMFEAFSAFNTVGLSMGATGDLTTPGRLCTIVLMFIGRVGTLTFVAAMAREPTRIKGGFRYAYEDVSIG, encoded by the coding sequence GTGAACACATCATACCAACAACAGCCTCCGTCCGGTCGCAGGGGCGTCCTGTGGCGGCTCTGGTCGTGGTGGCGGTCGCTGAGTCCGCCCCAGCTGTTCGTGGGGGCCTTCCTCACGCTGATTGTGGCGGGCACGGTCGGGTTCATGACCCTGCCGGGCCTCTACACCGGGCCGCCACTGAACTGGGTCGACGCTCTTTTCACCGCCACGAGCGCGGTCTGTGTGACCGGGCTCATCGTGGTCGACACCGCCGAGTATTTTACCACATGGGGCCAGGCCTACATCCTGCTGCTCATTCAACTTGGCGGGTTGGGCATTATCTCGTTCACGTCCGTCATCCTGGCCGCTCTCGGGCAGCGCCTGTCTCTGCGGCAGGAACAAATGGCCGTAAGCGGGGCGAATCTCGTGGACGACATCGATTACCGGGAGCTCACGTGGGCGATCCTCCGGTTCACGTTCGTGGCCGAGCTGGCCGGGGGCGTTCTCCTCTACGCGTCCTGGGTGCCCCGATTTGGGTGGGGCGGGGCCGTGTGGCACTCCGTCTTCCACACGGTGAGTGCGTTCTGCAACGCCGGGTTTTCGACGTTCACGACCTCGCTGGAGGCCTTCCAGGGCAATCTGCCGCTCCTGACGGCCGTGATGGGGCTCGTCGTGGTGGGCGGGCTCGGTTTTCTGACCCTGGAGGAGCTGAACGTGTGGCGGCGGACGCGCCGAGCCGAAGGCCGTTTCCGCCTGTCCGTGCACTCCCAGATCGTGCTGGGCACCACGGCGTTTCTGATTGTGGCCGGCTGGGTGGCCTTTACGGCGTTCGAGTGGCACAACACGCTGGCGGGGATGTCCATCGGGGAGCGCCTCGTCAATGGCCTCTTCGCCAGCATTACCCCGCGCACCGCGGGGTTCAACACCATCGACTACGCGCAGGTGGAAACGGAGACGAATTTTCTCACGATCGTCTTTATGATGGTCGGCGGCTCGCCCGGCTCCACGGCGGGGGGCATCAAGACGACCACGTTTGCGCTGCTCGGCCTCCTGGCCTGGTCGCGCCTGCAGGGCAGCCCCACCACGAGCGTCTCCGGCCGCACCATTCCGGAGGCAACCCTTCAGAAGGCCATGAGCCTCTTCGTCGTGGCCTTCGGCATCGTGACGGTCGGCATCTTCGTCTTCAGCGTGACCGAGTTCGGGAACGGCGTGGCGGCCTCGGCCGCCCCCTTCCTCAGCTACATGTTTGAAGCGTTCAGTGCCTTTAACACAGTGGGGCTCTCGATGGGCGCCACGGGCGACTTGACCACGCCCGGGCGCCTCTGCACCATTGTTCTGATGTTCATCGGCCGCGTGGGTACACTCACGTTTGTGGCGGCGATGGCCCGCGAGCCGACACGCATTAAGGGCGGCTTCCGGTACGCCTACGAAGACGTGTCGATCGGGTAG
- a CDS encoding potassium channel family protein, which produces MSVSGKDLRIIIAGGGQVGFRTAEFLDERGHDVVVIERDPDRCQEIADEYVATIIEGDATLPDVFQQAGPERADVLAAMSDNPLTNLAVCMIGQRMNPDLHTVMRTDAETGDAHAELVDAVVYPRRASALLAVNAILSGSVRSLEHAMGALDIAEVRIGQDAPVVGKVLDEISFPEGSLVVSDVDGARVARADTVMKAGQRYIVAAEPEVIEEVMQLLRG; this is translated from the coding sequence ATGAGCGTTTCCGGAAAGGACCTTCGCATCATCATTGCCGGCGGCGGCCAGGTCGGCTTCCGCACGGCGGAATTTCTCGACGAGCGCGGCCACGACGTCGTCGTCATCGAACGCGACCCCGACCGGTGCCAAGAAATTGCCGACGAGTACGTGGCGACGATCATCGAGGGCGACGCGACGCTGCCCGACGTTTTCCAACAGGCCGGGCCGGAACGGGCCGACGTGCTGGCGGCGATGTCGGACAACCCGCTGACCAACCTCGCCGTGTGCATGATTGGTCAACGGATGAACCCGGACCTCCACACCGTGATGCGGACCGACGCCGAGACGGGCGACGCCCACGCGGAGCTCGTCGACGCGGTGGTCTATCCGCGGCGCGCCAGCGCGCTGCTGGCGGTCAACGCCATTCTGTCCGGCAGTGTGCGGTCGCTGGAGCACGCCATGGGGGCGCTTGACATCGCGGAGGTGCGCATCGGGCAGGACGCTCCGGTGGTAGGGAAGGTGCTGGACGAGATTAGTTTTCCGGAGGGCAGTCTCGTGGTGAGCGACGTGGACGGCGCGCGGGTGGCCCGGGCCGATACGGTGATGAAGGCGGGGCAGCGGTACATCGTGGCCGCCGAGCCGGAGGTTATCGAGGAGGTGATGCAGCTGCTCCGGGGCTGA
- a CDS encoding potassium channel family protein, with amino-acid sequence MHRFVIVGLGNFGSSVAEALYSHGHDVIAVDVDEQAVDDIAPHCSRAAVGDGREAAMLEEIGAEDADAAVVSTGDDITASILATMALQDLGVETVYVKVISDNHARIMRQLGATEAVFPERDSGFNLASRISEKGVVNYVRMGRNLSIQELVVPEEWRGHTLRELNVRAEYDVSVVGLHETTIDDMVVPPDPDDTLQHTDTLILAGTDEAIEKVAELASATAEEAE; translated from the coding sequence ATGCATCGATTTGTCATTGTAGGACTCGGCAACTTCGGGTCCAGCGTCGCGGAGGCGCTCTACAGTCACGGGCACGACGTTATTGCCGTGGACGTCGACGAGCAGGCCGTGGACGACATTGCCCCCCATTGCTCCCGGGCGGCGGTGGGCGACGGGCGAGAGGCCGCCATGCTGGAGGAGATTGGGGCGGAGGACGCGGACGCCGCGGTCGTGAGCACCGGCGACGACATTACCGCGAGTATCCTGGCCACGATGGCGTTGCAGGATCTGGGCGTCGAGACCGTTTATGTGAAGGTCATTTCGGACAACCACGCCCGCATTATGCGGCAGCTCGGCGCAACCGAGGCGGTCTTTCCCGAGCGTGACTCGGGCTTCAACCTGGCCAGTCGCATTTCGGAGAAGGGGGTCGTCAACTACGTGCGGATGGGGCGCAACCTGAGCATCCAAGAGTTGGTAGTGCCGGAGGAGTGGCGGGGCCACACGCTCCGCGAACTCAATGTGCGGGCCGAGTACGACGTATCGGTCGTGGGCCTCCACGAGACGACGATTGACGATATGGTCGTCCCCCCCGATCCCGACGATACGCTTCAGCACACCGACACCCTCATTCTAGCGGGGACGGATGAGGCCATTGAGAAGGTCGCCGAACTGGCCAGTGCAACGGCGGAGGAGGCGGAATAG
- a CDS encoding universal stress protein yields the protein MMDSSSAPSSILVDIELPDPEPLPSALVRVLSSLRVVLLGWFSVPEQTSPAQARDQFGAEAEDMLDAAARRFEEAGADVTTRLVFTGDELDTMSRVSMEESCDAVLIPGPVEQLRRVLVPLRGIQNVREIAPFVADLCQDGTADVTLLHILEDEETVASSREDVLEPAAEMMRDHGIEAGLIELESIAADDPADTIVEWAGEHDLAVLGESKPSVREVLLGTMPERIVTSVNIPVIVVRHEDEDVDAAERATQAA from the coding sequence ATGATGGACTCCTCCTCGGCCCCCTCGTCCATTCTCGTCGACATCGAGCTGCCGGACCCCGAGCCGCTGCCGTCAGCGCTCGTCCGCGTCTTGTCCTCACTCCGGGTGGTGCTCCTCGGGTGGTTTTCGGTGCCGGAGCAGACGAGCCCGGCCCAGGCCCGCGACCAGTTCGGCGCCGAGGCCGAGGACATGCTCGACGCGGCCGCCCGGCGGTTTGAAGAGGCCGGGGCCGACGTCACCACGCGCCTCGTGTTTACGGGCGATGAGCTCGACACCATGAGTCGGGTGAGCATGGAGGAGTCCTGCGACGCTGTGCTGATCCCCGGCCCCGTAGAGCAGCTGCGCCGCGTCCTCGTGCCGCTGCGCGGCATCCAGAACGTCCGGGAAATCGCGCCCTTCGTCGCCGATCTCTGTCAGGACGGCACGGCCGACGTGACGCTCCTCCACATTCTCGAGGACGAGGAAACGGTCGCGTCCTCGCGGGAGGACGTGCTCGAACCGGCCGCAGAGATGATGCGCGATCACGGCATTGAGGCCGGCCTGATCGAGCTTGAGTCGATCGCCGCCGACGACCCGGCCGACACCATCGTCGAGTGGGCCGGGGAGCACGACCTCGCCGTCCTGGGCGAGAGCAAGCCGTCGGTGCGGGAGGTTCTCCTCGGCACGATGCCGGAGCGGATCGTGACGAGCGTCAACATTCCCGTGATCGTCGTCCGCCACGAAGACGAAGACGTCGATGCCGCCGAAAGGGCCACCCAGGCCGCCTGA
- a CDS encoding TrkH family potassium uptake protein, with product MTDWRSASSLAGTIVKWLAVPLLVPLFIALVDGQDLGIFAATMGAALVGGWALEQLKSDPDLGTREGFLLVALTWLLAALVGAMPYVLAGRGTVAMPVNAFFESMSGFTTTGATVMKNISVDFHSPALMMWRQLTQWLGGMGIIVLAVAILPRLAVGGAQLLEAEAPGPRFSRLVPRITDTARRLWILYAGLTVLEIVLLYGWHLAGWAPNMTLYNAVAHGLTTMPTGGFSPEARSIEAFVPLVQWTIIPFMFLAGTSFALTWRVVTGAVRRPQADEEFRTYALAIGAVTLLLSAALVFEQTTGSIEETARHALFQALTMITTTGYASTDFDTWLGIATTVLFVAMFIGGSTGSTGGGIKVMRWIVSTKAVLRELFVSIHPSAVRPIHVGQHVVENRVVRQIVLMIVAYFFLTLTSTAVIEAENVRIGLETDTLSVLSTVAASIGNIGPGFHQIGPMENYLAYSNPTTVLLALLMWAGRLEIFTVLILLTPAYWTS from the coding sequence ATGACGGATTGGCGAAGTGCCTCCAGCCTGGCCGGCACCATCGTAAAGTGGCTCGCGGTGCCCCTTCTGGTGCCGCTCTTCATCGCCCTCGTCGACGGGCAGGATCTGGGCATCTTTGCGGCGACCATGGGCGCTGCACTGGTCGGGGGATGGGCCCTCGAACAACTGAAGTCCGACCCGGACCTCGGGACGCGGGAGGGATTTCTGCTGGTCGCCCTCACGTGGCTGCTGGCCGCCCTGGTTGGGGCCATGCCTTATGTGCTCGCCGGACGCGGCACCGTGGCGATGCCGGTGAACGCCTTCTTCGAAAGCATGAGCGGGTTCACCACCACCGGCGCCACCGTTATGAAGAACATCTCGGTGGATTTCCATTCGCCCGCCCTCATGATGTGGCGGCAGCTCACGCAGTGGCTCGGCGGGATGGGCATCATCGTGCTCGCCGTGGCCATCCTGCCCCGGCTCGCCGTGGGCGGGGCCCAGCTGCTAGAAGCGGAGGCCCCCGGGCCCCGGTTCAGCCGTCTCGTCCCCCGCATCACCGACACCGCCCGCCGGCTCTGGATCCTGTACGCGGGCCTGACGGTCCTGGAGATCGTGCTGCTCTACGGGTGGCACCTTGCCGGCTGGGCCCCCAACATGACGCTGTACAACGCGGTCGCCCACGGCCTCACAACCATGCCCACGGGCGGCTTTTCGCCGGAGGCGCGCAGTATCGAGGCCTTCGTGCCCCTCGTGCAGTGGACCATCATTCCGTTCATGTTTCTGGCCGGCACGAGCTTCGCCCTCACGTGGCGCGTCGTGACCGGTGCGGTCCGTCGCCCGCAGGCCGACGAGGAGTTTCGGACGTACGCCCTCGCCATCGGGGCCGTAACGCTTCTTCTGAGCGCCGCGCTCGTCTTCGAGCAGACCACCGGCTCCATCGAGGAGACCGCCCGCCACGCGCTCTTTCAGGCCCTCACGATGATCACAACCACCGGCTACGCGTCGACCGACTTCGACACGTGGCTCGGCATCGCCACCACCGTCCTGTTCGTGGCCATGTTCATCGGGGGATCTACGGGGAGCACCGGCGGGGGCATCAAGGTGATGCGCTGGATCGTGAGCACGAAGGCCGTCCTCCGCGAGCTCTTCGTGAGCATCCACCCGAGCGCCGTGCGCCCCATTCACGTGGGCCAGCACGTCGTTGAGAACCGCGTCGTCCGCCAGATCGTCTTGATGATCGTCGCCTACTTCTTCCTCACGCTGACGAGCACCGCCGTCATCGAGGCCGAAAACGTCCGGATCGGGCTCGAAACCGACACGCTCAGCGTGCTCAGCACCGTCGCGGCCTCGATCGGCAACATTGGGCCCGGCTTCCACCAGATCGGGCCGATGGAAAACTACCTCGCCTATTCCAACCCCACCACCGTGCTCTTGGCGCTGCTCATGTGGGCCGGGCGCCTAGAGATTTTCACCGTACTGATCCTTCTCACGCCGGCGTACTGGACCTCCTGA
- a CDS encoding APC family permease, which yields MAQAGDRSPAARLGLLDATMVGMGAMIGAGIFVLTGLAAEIAGPAAILVFALNGVVTVLTGISYAELASAIPKSGGGYVFVREVFSGPTSFLMGWMLSFAYMIAGALYALGFSSNFVEFVHLYWAGLPTGPVWHILYALTVVGLFALLNAVSTEASGGAETVVTIIKIIILLIFAGFGAFAVQGSNFEPFFAKEGSSVAILKAMGLTFIAFEGYDLIATVTEEVENPRENIPKAIFISLIATVAIYLIVVWVAIGTLGAEKLGQAGETGIAEAATSFMPTIPLLGEGAALIVFGAVFSTVSALNAVVIASSRVVFAMGREDQLPNPLGQISARFGTPLAAVMVSAAVMLGSVVLLPIEQVGRVSSLFFLVSFVVVNWSVIRLRNRRPNMRRPFEMPFYPAIPLLAIALNLVLAYFLLRDDPYTLVLGLGWIAIGGLVYAGLQWRRSSPEPAEA from the coding sequence ATGGCCCAGGCAGGAGATCGATCTCCAGCCGCACGCCTCGGCCTCCTCGACGCCACCATGGTCGGCATGGGGGCAATGATCGGGGCCGGTATTTTCGTCCTCACGGGACTGGCCGCAGAGATTGCCGGCCCGGCGGCCATCCTGGTCTTTGCGCTCAACGGAGTCGTGACGGTGCTCACCGGCATCTCGTACGCGGAGCTTGCGAGTGCCATCCCGAAAAGCGGAGGCGGGTATGTGTTTGTGCGGGAGGTGTTTTCGGGGCCGACCTCCTTCCTCATGGGATGGATGCTGTCGTTCGCCTACATGATTGCGGGGGCGCTCTACGCGCTCGGGTTCTCGTCGAACTTCGTCGAGTTTGTCCACCTCTACTGGGCAGGCCTGCCCACCGGGCCGGTGTGGCACATCCTATACGCCCTGACGGTGGTGGGCCTCTTTGCCCTGCTCAACGCCGTCTCCACGGAGGCAAGTGGTGGGGCGGAGACCGTCGTCACGATCATCAAGATTATCATCCTGCTCATCTTCGCCGGGTTTGGCGCCTTTGCCGTGCAGGGCAGCAACTTTGAGCCGTTCTTCGCGAAGGAGGGCTCCTCCGTCGCGATACTGAAGGCGATGGGGCTCACGTTTATCGCCTTTGAGGGATACGACCTCATTGCCACCGTGACCGAAGAGGTCGAAAACCCTCGGGAAAACATTCCGAAGGCCATCTTTATCAGCCTCATCGCGACCGTGGCCATTTACCTGATCGTCGTGTGGGTGGCCATCGGCACGCTCGGGGCCGAGAAGCTTGGGCAGGCCGGCGAGACGGGCATTGCGGAGGCCGCGACGAGCTTCATGCCGACGATCCCGCTGCTGGGGGAGGGCGCCGCGCTCATCGTCTTCGGTGCCGTGTTTTCGACGGTGAGTGCCCTCAACGCCGTTGTCATTGCGTCCAGTCGGGTCGTATTCGCAATGGGGCGTGAGGACCAGCTCCCGAACCCCCTTGGCCAGATCAGCGCACGGTTCGGCACGCCCCTGGCGGCCGTCATGGTGAGCGCCGCCGTCATGCTTGGGAGCGTGGTTCTCCTGCCCATCGAGCAGGTCGGGCGCGTATCCAGTCTCTTCTTTCTCGTCTCGTTCGTGGTGGTCAACTGGAGCGTCATTCGCCTGCGCAACCGGCGCCCCAACATGCGCCGTCCCTTCGAGATGCCGTTCTACCCGGCCATCCCCCTCCTCGCCATCGCGTTGAACCTCGTGCTCGCCTATTTCCTGCTCCGCGACGACCCGTACACGCTGGTGCTGGGGCTCGGGTGGATCGCCATCGGCGGTCTCGTGTACGCGGGACTGCAGTGGCGCCGATCGAGCCCGGAACCGGCCGAGGCGTGA
- a CDS encoding potassium channel family protein, translated as MNDWQRRVTGTIGIVVTTLLSYALIYQWGMQAYENESVLYVQALQVVIEAITTAGFGGHAPWSSPQMNAMVLFMNLTGVLFVFLAVPLFAVPVLRDAFEQRPPESFSGEGHIVLAPHTSRVEALIGELEAQDRPYVILEPDRDRAKALYMDGYPVVHGDPESVSALRGVGLEAASALVVDGRDEVDTSVILSAREISDEIKTVAVIEDRALAPYHRMAGTDHVLSPRQLLGEGLAGEIPFLLRMAEDATIGIGEDLEVAELDVEPGSPLCDQTIGHLRLRERFGIDVIGAWFDGTFESPVGPETTVDCRARLLVSGAPERIQALRREDSSTLQMRKRQRVIVVGYGQSGQAAVDVLADTEAQLTIIDAKDLPNVDVVGDARDPSVYEEADVGAADAIVIDLDDDTTTLLATLIARDANPEAHIVARANKEENERKIYRAGADYVQSLATISGRMMAATVLDREEVLSFRTKIDVVRFKAEGLAGRTLAGADVRAETGCTVVAAVRNGDVVTSLDPEAFTFRDDDQLVVVGTDEGVHRFEDSFLR; from the coding sequence ATGAACGACTGGCAGCGACGTGTTACGGGGACGATCGGCATTGTGGTGACGACGCTCCTGTCCTACGCCCTCATCTACCAGTGGGGCATGCAGGCGTATGAGAACGAGTCGGTGCTCTACGTTCAGGCGCTACAGGTGGTGATTGAGGCGATCACCACGGCGGGGTTCGGGGGACATGCGCCCTGGTCCAGCCCGCAGATGAACGCAATGGTTCTCTTCATGAATCTGACGGGTGTGCTGTTTGTCTTTCTCGCCGTGCCCCTGTTTGCCGTCCCGGTGCTTCGAGACGCCTTCGAACAGCGTCCCCCGGAGTCTTTCTCAGGGGAGGGCCACATCGTGCTTGCGCCCCACACCTCGCGGGTGGAGGCCCTCATCGGTGAGCTCGAGGCACAGGACCGGCCGTACGTGATCCTCGAGCCGGATCGGGATCGGGCCAAGGCCCTCTACATGGACGGCTACCCGGTCGTCCACGGCGATCCGGAGTCGGTCTCCGCCCTCCGCGGGGTGGGCCTCGAGGCCGCCTCCGCACTGGTGGTCGACGGGCGGGACGAGGTGGACACGAGCGTGATCCTCTCGGCGCGCGAAATCAGCGACGAGATCAAAACCGTGGCCGTCATCGAAGACAGGGCGCTCGCACCCTACCACCGGATGGCCGGAACCGACCACGTCCTCTCTCCACGCCAGCTGCTTGGCGAGGGGCTGGCCGGAGAAATTCCGTTTCTTCTCCGGATGGCCGAGGACGCAACGATCGGCATCGGGGAAGACCTGGAGGTCGCCGAGCTCGACGTCGAGCCCGGAAGCCCGCTCTGTGACCAGACGATCGGGCACCTCCGGCTGCGCGAGCGCTTCGGAATTGACGTGATCGGGGCCTGGTTCGACGGCACGTTCGAGAGCCCCGTCGGTCCGGAGACGACTGTCGATTGTCGGGCGCGGCTTCTCGTGTCCGGGGCGCCCGAACGCATTCAGGCGCTGCGGCGTGAGGACAGCTCGACGCTTCAGATGCGGAAGCGCCAGCGGGTCATCGTCGTCGGGTACGGCCAATCCGGACAGGCGGCGGTCGACGTGCTCGCCGATACGGAAGCGCAGTTGACCATCATCGACGCGAAGGATCTCCCGAACGTCGATGTCGTGGGCGACGCGCGGGACCCCAGTGTGTATGAGGAGGCCGACGTGGGGGCCGCGGATGCCATTGTCATAGACCTTGATGACGACACGACGACACTGCTTGCGACGCTCATCGCGCGGGACGCCAATCCCGAGGCGCACATTGTCGCCCGCGCAAACAAAGAGGAAAACGAGCGGAAGATCTATCGAGCCGGTGCGGACTACGTACAGTCACTCGCGACCATCAGCGGGCGCATGATGGCCGCGACCGTCCTCGACAGGGAAGAGGTGCTTTCGTTCCGGACGAAGATCGACGTGGTACGGTTTAAGGCGGAGGGGCTTGCCGGACGCACGCTCGCAGGGGCCGACGTTCGGGCCGAGACCGGCTGCACCGTGGTGGCGGCGGTCCGCAACGGCGATGTGGTCACGTCACTCGATCCGGAGGCGTTTACGTTTCGGGACGACGACCAGCTCGTCGTGGTGGGCACCGACGAGGGAGTCCACCGCTTCGAAGACTCCTTCCTTCGGTAA